In Streptomyces longhuiensis, the following proteins share a genomic window:
- a CDS encoding exonuclease domain-containing protein has protein sequence MSTFAEVRKAAWDTETTGPNPTEDRIVTAAFIVRTPAGDNISFSWLINPGVPIPAEATAVHGIDDAKVQAEGADPKAALDEIAVYVAHAIEQGMPLIAFNQSFDWSILHYDLLRNGLPTVYDRVGSAVLPLVDPIVIDKQMDRYVKGSGMRKLQPTAARYGVELTDWHTAEADALAALLIAEAQFAKWPQLGADGPYKLFADQQRWRASHQAGLQDWFRTKATPEQGGDLNKVIDGSWPLIPAPRPGGDA, from the coding sequence GTGAGCACCTTCGCTGAAGTCCGCAAGGCGGCATGGGACACCGAGACCACCGGACCCAACCCGACCGAGGACCGCATCGTCACCGCGGCATTCATCGTCCGCACGCCGGCCGGGGACAACATCTCCTTCTCCTGGCTGATCAACCCCGGGGTGCCGATCCCTGCCGAAGCCACGGCCGTGCACGGCATCGACGACGCCAAGGTGCAGGCCGAGGGCGCAGACCCAAAGGCCGCCCTCGACGAGATCGCCGTTTACGTAGCGCACGCGATCGAGCAGGGCATGCCGCTCATCGCGTTCAACCAGTCGTTCGACTGGTCGATCCTCCACTACGACCTGCTCCGCAACGGCCTGCCCACCGTGTATGACCGCGTCGGGTCCGCTGTGCTGCCGCTCGTCGACCCGATCGTCATCGACAAGCAGATGGATCGGTACGTCAAGGGCAGCGGCATGCGGAAGTTGCAGCCAACGGCGGCGCGCTACGGCGTCGAGCTGACCGACTGGCACACCGCCGAGGCCGACGCACTCGCCGCCCTGTTGATCGCCGAGGCGCAGTTCGCGAAGTGGCCGCAGCTCGGCGCGGACGGGCCGTACAAGTTGTTCGCCGATCAGCAGCGTTGGCGGGCCTCGCACCAGGCCGGGTTGCAGGACTGGTTCCGCACGAAGGCCACGCCGGAGCAGGGCGGCGACCTGAACAAGGTGATCGACGGCTCGTGGCCGCTCATCCCCGCGCCGCGTCCGGGCGGTGACGCCTGA
- a CDS encoding XRE family transcriptional regulator, with protein MSAEETTERTDLSDLVRNRMGELGLGLRTLADLTVDPEDPDAGPLYKRGTLDNLTKGHGVKAPTEGQLRALAAALQLPPVALQRAASAQFFGLVSERWDERGALRLFVARAEELTEDELDELDELAQIVMRRRARKADR; from the coding sequence ATGTCAGCCGAGGAGACGACGGAACGGACCGACCTGTCCGACCTCGTGCGCAACCGAATGGGAGAACTTGGCCTTGGGCTCAGGACCTTGGCCGACCTCACCGTCGACCCAGAGGACCCGGATGCCGGCCCTCTGTACAAGCGCGGCACCCTGGATAACTTGACCAAGGGGCACGGCGTCAAGGCGCCGACCGAGGGTCAGCTACGCGCCCTCGCTGCGGCCCTCCAGCTCCCCCCGGTAGCCCTCCAGCGCGCTGCCAGCGCCCAGTTCTTCGGGCTCGTCTCTGAACGCTGGGACGAGCGCGGCGCCCTGCGGCTCTTCGTGGCGCGGGCCGAGGAGCTGACCGAGGATGAACTCGACGAACTCGATGAACTCGCCCAGATCGTGATGCGCCGGCGGGCCCGCAAGGCGGACCGCTGA
- a CDS encoding tyrosine-type recombinase/integrase produces the protein MASIVERPKKSGEITYQVKWREGGAWQSENFGDPDQADQFKRLVEAHGGTWPHGWTKGLGFVEPETHPDDHLFADYAHRYVDGLNTVDDRTKHDYKRDIENHFVGVRYTDPAGIEHRLGGLVHLGPDGTAHPATVCNLTQADVNHWVTRQRTAVTAPDDPERVLRAKASPKSVANRHGLLYCIMQAAVEAEPQLRESNPCKKTGLPRQDDGTEEEMVFLEHDEYARISLELRALDPNAADLADFLVGTGMRWGEATAIQSRDINWTTGKVSVQRAWKRQDDNTFEIGPPKTRKARRLVKLNEDQLAMLRRHVTGRGPEDYVFRGGMGKAWRHSNFYHRKWERALKEAIKKGLTKRPRIHDLRHTHVAWLIEQNISPAAIQARVGHESITTTIDRYGHLLSNLDDEISAAVANAMRVAAPRDGLRPVRSA, from the coding sequence ATGGCGAGCATCGTTGAGCGCCCCAAAAAGTCGGGCGAGATCACGTACCAGGTGAAGTGGCGCGAGGGCGGCGCCTGGCAATCCGAGAACTTCGGCGACCCCGATCAGGCCGACCAGTTCAAGCGACTGGTCGAAGCCCACGGCGGCACCTGGCCGCACGGCTGGACCAAGGGCCTCGGCTTCGTCGAGCCCGAGACGCACCCGGACGACCACCTCTTCGCCGACTATGCGCACCGATACGTCGACGGCCTGAACACCGTGGACGACCGGACCAAGCACGACTACAAGCGGGACATCGAGAACCACTTTGTGGGCGTCCGCTACACCGACCCCGCCGGCATCGAGCATCGCCTCGGCGGACTGGTGCACCTCGGCCCGGACGGCACCGCCCACCCGGCGACCGTGTGCAACCTGACGCAGGCCGACGTGAACCACTGGGTCACGAGGCAGCGAACGGCCGTCACAGCCCCTGACGACCCTGAACGCGTACTGCGAGCCAAGGCGAGCCCCAAGAGCGTGGCGAACCGCCACGGACTCCTGTACTGCATCATGCAGGCCGCCGTGGAGGCTGAGCCCCAACTCCGCGAGTCGAACCCCTGCAAGAAGACGGGACTCCCCCGCCAGGACGATGGCACCGAAGAGGAGATGGTGTTCCTCGAACACGACGAGTACGCCCGCATCAGCCTCGAACTCCGCGCCCTGGACCCCAACGCCGCCGACCTCGCCGACTTCCTCGTCGGCACCGGCATGCGCTGGGGCGAGGCCACCGCCATCCAGAGCCGGGACATCAACTGGACGACCGGCAAGGTAAGCGTTCAGCGCGCGTGGAAGCGGCAGGACGACAACACGTTCGAGATCGGACCGCCGAAGACTAGGAAGGCGCGGCGGCTGGTGAAGTTGAACGAGGACCAGCTGGCGATGCTCCGCCGGCATGTGACCGGCCGCGGCCCGGAGGACTACGTCTTCCGGGGCGGCATGGGTAAGGCGTGGCGGCACTCGAACTTCTACCACCGCAAGTGGGAGCGGGCGTTGAAGGAGGCGATCAAGAAGGGGCTCACCAAGCGCCCGCGGATCCACGATCTGCGGCACACGCATGTGGCGTGGCTGATCGAGCAGAACATCTCTCCGGCGGCGATCCAGGCGCGCGTGGGCCATGAGTCGATCACGACGACGATCGACCGGTACGGGCACCTGCTGAGCAACCTGGACGACGAGATCAGTGCCGCAGTGGCCAACGCGATGCGCGTTGCTGCGCCTCGCGATGGTCTGCGGCCTGTCCGTTCCGCGTGA
- a CDS encoding helix-turn-helix domain-containing protein yields the protein MKSETRFELVRPDLLRLLMERIYTGASISGRELAAAVGVPTSTINALLTGTTRSQPQWVVDAICHEVGIEPLCLWAPKARAARAARPQPSQMAVA from the coding sequence GTGAAGTCAGAAACCCGTTTCGAGCTGGTCCGGCCCGATCTTCTGCGCCTGCTCATGGAGCGCATCTACACCGGCGCCAGCATCAGCGGACGCGAGCTCGCCGCAGCGGTCGGCGTCCCGACCAGCACCATCAACGCGCTGCTCACAGGGACTACCCGATCCCAGCCGCAGTGGGTCGTTGACGCCATCTGCCACGAGGTCGGGATCGAACCGCTGTGCCTGTGGGCCCCCAAGGCCCGCGCTGCCCGAGCCGCCAGGCCCCAGCCCTCCCAGATGGCTGTCGCATGA
- the orn gene encoding oligoribonuclease: MNDRMVWIDCEMTGLSLANDALIEVAALVTDSELNVLGDGVDIVIRPPAEALETMPEVVRQMHTASGLLDELAGGTTLADAEEQVLAYVREHVKEPGKAPLCGNSVGTDRGFLLRDMPTLEDYLHYRIVDVSSVKELARRWYPRAYFNSPDKNGNHRALADIRDSIVELRYYREAVFVPQPGPDSDTAKKIAAKHAPPAE, from the coding sequence ATGAACGATCGCATGGTGTGGATCGACTGCGAGATGACCGGGCTCTCGCTGGCGAATGACGCGCTCATCGAGGTGGCCGCACTGGTCACCGACTCTGAGCTGAACGTACTCGGCGACGGCGTGGACATTGTGATCCGCCCGCCGGCCGAGGCCCTGGAGACCATGCCCGAGGTGGTGCGGCAGATGCACACCGCCTCGGGCCTCCTCGACGAGCTCGCGGGCGGCACGACGCTCGCCGACGCCGAGGAACAGGTCCTCGCGTACGTACGCGAGCACGTCAAGGAACCGGGCAAGGCGCCCCTGTGCGGGAACTCGGTCGGCACCGACCGCGGATTCCTGCTGCGGGACATGCCGACGCTGGAGGACTACCTCCACTACCGGATCGTCGATGTGTCCTCGGTCAAGGAACTGGCGCGCCGCTGGTACCCGAGGGCGTACTTCAACAGTCCGGACAAGAACGGCAACCACCGCGCGCTCGCCGACATCCGCGACTCCATCGTCGAGCTGCGCTACTACCGCGAGGCGGTCTTCGTCCCGCAGCCGGGACCGGACTCCGACACCGCGAAGAAGATCGCGGCCAAGCACGCGCCGCCTGCGGAATAG
- a CDS encoding helix-turn-helix domain-containing protein, whose product MIDAMDAVEAMPDPVERARAIGEVMADQADRGKRWREMRRTLVLEMRAQEPPVSYRKIAAALGIGLATVQDIERGYTGSGKDRPRAKSGEA is encoded by the coding sequence GTGATCGACGCCATGGACGCAGTCGAGGCGATGCCCGACCCGGTGGAACGCGCCAGGGCGATCGGCGAGGTGATGGCCGATCAGGCGGATCGTGGGAAGCGGTGGCGGGAGATGCGCCGGACGCTTGTGCTGGAGATGCGGGCGCAGGAGCCGCCGGTGTCGTATCGGAAGATCGCTGCGGCGTTGGGGATCGGGCTCGCTACGGTTCAGGACATCGAGCGGGGCTACACGGGGTCGGGCAAGGATCGGCCCCGTGCGAAGTCCGGGGAGGCTTAG
- a CDS encoding DUF6233 domain-containing protein, producing MNDLPPDLPRLRTLETWLAMSLEVVRRKIADVERREAEQQYGQEHRPPLPDWLIEMGLGGRDPVYVHVGGCHMAGKRSRGVERDQALRAVTEGIDACPHCRPDTELGVLD from the coding sequence GTGAACGACTTGCCGCCGGATCTTCCCCGCCTCCGCACGCTGGAGACCTGGCTCGCCATGAGCCTCGAAGTCGTCCGGCGCAAGATCGCCGACGTTGAGCGGCGCGAAGCCGAGCAGCAGTACGGCCAGGAGCACCGGCCGCCTCTCCCGGACTGGCTCATCGAGATGGGCCTCGGCGGACGCGACCCCGTATACGTCCACGTCGGCGGCTGCCACATGGCGGGCAAGCGCAGCCGGGGCGTCGAACGGGACCAGGCGCTGCGGGCCGTGACCGAGGGCATCGACGCGTGCCCCCACTGTCGGCCCGACACCGAGCTCGGCGTACTCGACTAG
- a CDS encoding protein transporter Sec31, with product MKTRRITRERLVPHTVDGKTRMVPDDEVIEVPLPPRDWDQVALNTVTAIVTALVLACVVWSTVSIGDLLARVVVEPAAYGAATVFDLAWIALMIIEWLARYTPVRARAARFGGYVALAVAMGAVGAHGWLFGDPAIGIVGAVVSGLAKGTWTILLAYQSVPLDPRTAAFLEQELSEAGAELARIPVDRRVNRSRALRDAERRALEADGGSANPERPDDEEDEPNHNVLPIHPGALTMKDAVRIAWDADIREPDAVRRYVGKAMGKPASPDTVERYLRALRVGA from the coding sequence GTGAAGACCCGCCGCATCACCCGCGAGCGCCTCGTCCCGCACACCGTCGACGGCAAGACCCGCATGGTCCCCGACGACGAGGTGATCGAGGTCCCGCTCCCGCCCCGCGACTGGGATCAGGTCGCCCTCAACACGGTGACCGCCATCGTCACCGCGCTCGTCCTCGCGTGCGTGGTGTGGTCGACCGTGTCCATCGGCGATCTCCTCGCCCGAGTCGTCGTCGAGCCCGCCGCGTACGGCGCGGCCACCGTGTTCGATCTGGCCTGGATCGCCCTCATGATCATTGAGTGGCTGGCCCGCTACACCCCCGTCCGCGCCCGCGCAGCACGCTTCGGCGGATACGTCGCCCTCGCCGTCGCGATGGGAGCCGTCGGCGCACACGGCTGGCTCTTCGGCGACCCGGCCATCGGCATTGTCGGCGCGGTCGTCTCCGGACTCGCCAAGGGCACGTGGACGATCCTCCTCGCCTACCAGTCTGTTCCCCTCGACCCGCGCACCGCCGCGTTCCTGGAGCAGGAACTCAGCGAGGCCGGCGCCGAGCTGGCCCGGATCCCCGTGGACCGTCGCGTCAACAGGTCCCGGGCGCTCCGTGATGCCGAGCGCCGCGCCCTCGAAGCGGACGGCGGATCCGCCAATCCGGAGCGTCCGGACGACGAGGAAGACGAGCCGAATCACAACGTCCTCCCGATCCACCCCGGCGCGCTGACCATGAAGGACGCAGTCCGGATCGCCTGGGACGCCGACATCCGCGAACCGGACGCCGTCCGCCGCTACGTCGGCAAGGCCATGGGTAAGCCTGCCTCGCCGGACACCGTCGAGCGGTACCTCCGCGCCCTCCGGGTGGGGGCGTGA
- a CDS encoding YqaJ viral recombinase family protein, giving the protein MTTTVQAGASTAPAAGRKVTPTGRLLLEPTAPRDVWLDARRRGIGSSDLPGVMNLSGFKTPLHIFHDKLGHLPHDDEFSDAAHFGVIFEDPLARDWARRNRTVVEPVGIIANEAEPWQMCTLDRLCTECPLDRTRQSLCALEVKTRNAFVANLWRQGPPDDVLAQVLWQILVTGLDHIHVVCLIGGQDYRQYTVRLEDHIKLVAYLNAEAGRLWHEHIVPGRPPASSGEEPPGALIDLYDRLHPDRSGAVVVDRDGDAQDAMAEYVEAVATERKAKYKKAAAKAKLLGVLGPAQAAMYQDRPFFSIEQSSKKTPDLARLAEEFPEAYRACVADVPHDRIAIPKYVREEFAA; this is encoded by the coding sequence ATGACGACGACCGTGCAGGCCGGGGCGAGCACCGCCCCGGCCGCCGGCCGGAAGGTCACACCGACCGGCCGCCTCCTCCTCGAACCCACTGCCCCCCGCGACGTGTGGCTCGATGCCCGCCGCCGCGGTATCGGCTCCAGCGACCTGCCCGGCGTCATGAACCTCTCCGGCTTCAAAACGCCGCTGCACATCTTCCACGACAAGCTCGGCCACCTCCCGCACGACGACGAGTTCAGCGACGCAGCCCACTTCGGGGTGATCTTCGAGGACCCGCTCGCCCGCGACTGGGCCCGCCGAAACCGCACCGTCGTCGAGCCCGTCGGCATCATCGCCAACGAGGCCGAACCGTGGCAGATGTGCACCCTCGACCGGCTGTGCACCGAGTGCCCCCTCGACCGCACCCGCCAGTCGCTGTGCGCGCTGGAGGTCAAGACCCGCAACGCGTTCGTCGCGAACCTCTGGCGCCAGGGCCCGCCGGACGACGTCCTCGCCCAAGTGCTCTGGCAGATCCTCGTCACCGGCCTCGACCACATCCACGTCGTATGTCTGATCGGTGGCCAGGACTACCGGCAGTACACCGTGCGCCTCGAGGACCACATCAAGTTGGTCGCGTACCTCAACGCCGAGGCCGGACGTTTGTGGCACGAGCACATCGTGCCCGGCCGCCCGCCGGCCTCGTCCGGCGAGGAGCCGCCCGGCGCCCTGATCGACCTGTACGACCGGCTCCACCCGGATAGGTCCGGGGCCGTGGTCGTCGACCGTGACGGTGACGCGCAGGACGCGATGGCCGAGTACGTCGAGGCCGTCGCCACAGAGCGCAAGGCGAAGTACAAGAAGGCCGCGGCCAAAGCCAAGCTCCTCGGCGTGCTCGGCCCGGCGCAGGCCGCGATGTATCAGGACCGCCCGTTCTTCTCTATCGAGCAGTCCTCGAAGAAGACGCCGGATCTGGCGCGTCTGGCCGAGGAATTCCCCGAGGCGTACCGCGCGTGCGTGGCCGACGTGCCACACGACCGGATCGCCATCCCCAAGTACGTGCGTGAGGAGTTCGCCGCATGA
- a CDS encoding WhiB family transcriptional regulator → MIIHTPYSIAAPTPANAEDWRTRATCRQVDPETMFPDNDKAGIEEARDVCRPCPVRQECLRSVLHWEGNRGKDMRWGIFAGLTPQQRQRAYANYGKGRQ, encoded by the coding sequence GTGATCATCCACACCCCGTACTCCATCGCGGCCCCCACCCCGGCCAACGCCGAGGACTGGCGCACTCGCGCCACGTGCCGCCAGGTCGACCCCGAGACGATGTTCCCGGACAACGACAAGGCTGGGATCGAAGAGGCCCGCGACGTCTGCCGCCCATGCCCCGTTCGCCAAGAGTGCCTGCGCTCCGTCCTCCACTGGGAAGGCAACCGCGGCAAGGACATGCGCTGGGGCATCTTCGCCGGCCTCACCCCTCAGCAGCGACAGCGCGCCTACGCCAACTACGGCAAGGGCCGACAGTGA
- a CDS encoding helix-turn-helix domain-containing protein, with protein MTRSYTYAEAATELRVDETWLRRHIKSLPHSKKGRVVTFSAEDIERIDSLHHYEPNAGPLAIVPAPRTDGPHPLAQLRPLPARGAARRTA; from the coding sequence ATGACCCGCAGCTACACGTACGCCGAAGCCGCGACAGAACTGCGCGTCGACGAAACCTGGCTGCGCCGCCACATCAAGTCGCTGCCGCACAGCAAGAAAGGCCGAGTCGTGACGTTCTCCGCCGAGGACATCGAGCGAATCGACTCCCTCCACCACTACGAGCCGAACGCGGGCCCTTTGGCCATCGTCCCGGCGCCCCGGACGGACGGGCCCCACCCGCTGGCGCAGCTTCGGCCGCTGCCGGCGCGCGGTGCGGCTCGGCGAACTGCCTGA
- a CDS encoding glycosyltransferase family 2 protein: MSTATETTITLVRPRVPRIIALIPARNEGERIAAAVAGLQAQTRVPDEIVTVTNNCTDDYATARTARDAGSAVLDLHGVKGKKAGALNTALDEVLDEFDDQDLILIQDADTVLVPGFVEHAAAAMRRKVGAVGGVFYGEPGGGLLGQLQRMEYQRYAWEIARSGNRAVVLTGTASLFRVRVLREIKAARIAGRLGGGTSYYSLASLTEDDEITKAVKTLGYRTMSPAACTVTTEVMTTLPALWNQRLRWQRGALENLRDYGLTKVTAPYFGKQLMMGAGALAFGLYLTFVALQLVYVGALGVNPFWTAIGAVFVVEKVVSVWRAGWRARLLASVLVVELAYDLFQHAVYFRALTDLALRREERWIAT; encoded by the coding sequence ATGAGCACGGCGACCGAGACCACCATCACCCTGGTCCGTCCGCGCGTGCCGCGGATCATCGCGCTCATCCCCGCCCGCAACGAGGGCGAGCGGATCGCCGCCGCCGTCGCCGGGCTCCAGGCGCAGACCCGCGTCCCGGACGAGATCGTCACGGTGACGAACAACTGCACCGACGACTACGCCACCGCCCGCACCGCACGCGACGCAGGGTCTGCGGTCCTCGACCTCCACGGCGTCAAAGGCAAGAAGGCCGGCGCGCTCAACACCGCGCTCGACGAGGTGCTCGACGAGTTCGACGACCAGGACCTCATCCTCATTCAGGACGCCGACACCGTCCTCGTGCCCGGCTTCGTCGAGCACGCAGCGGCCGCGATGCGCCGCAAGGTCGGTGCGGTTGGTGGGGTGTTCTACGGCGAGCCTGGCGGCGGTCTGCTCGGTCAGCTTCAGCGCATGGAGTACCAGCGGTACGCGTGGGAGATCGCACGGAGCGGAAATCGCGCCGTCGTCCTCACCGGCACCGCATCGCTCTTCCGGGTGCGGGTGCTGCGCGAGATCAAAGCTGCGCGCATCGCGGGGCGGCTCGGCGGCGGCACCTCGTACTACTCGCTCGCCTCGCTCACCGAGGACGACGAGATCACCAAGGCCGTCAAGACCTTGGGGTACCGCACCATGTCCCCGGCCGCGTGCACCGTCACCACCGAGGTCATGACCACGCTGCCCGCCCTGTGGAACCAGCGGCTCAGGTGGCAGCGCGGCGCCCTGGAGAACCTGCGGGACTACGGCCTGACGAAGGTCACCGCCCCGTACTTCGGCAAGCAACTCATGATGGGCGCCGGCGCGTTGGCGTTCGGCCTCTACCTGACGTTCGTGGCCCTCCAGCTCGTCTACGTCGGCGCGCTCGGCGTGAACCCATTCTGGACTGCGATCGGCGCCGTCTTCGTCGTCGAGAAGGTCGTCTCCGTGTGGCGCGCGGGATGGCGCGCCCGCCTCCTCGCAAGCGTGCTCGTCGTCGAGCTGGCCTACGACCTGTTCCAGCACGCCGTGTACTTCCGTGCCCTCACAGACCTCGCCCTCAGACGCGAGGAGCGGTGGATCGCCACCTGA
- a CDS encoding ERF family protein, with protein sequence MTSLTERAEQAATGEQPDTPAAPQYAAPAASEPLPVYDYEASEDYPAPAMVPVHLAWLRVRNDVRAVAKSDKHIENNKVKYHFRGIEAALNAFGPATLRHGINVMAVDITTSYRDTKSSRGNPMRECTVVVTWQILGPKGDSLPLLRSAGESLDSGDKGTAKAQSLALRALLFNTGMIPTGDPEPEAQHVERGEAPQRSATDYRDEIINPKTSPGRLEQISYELRNARMLHIKVANENGDEETLDALGMRHYQERTGGGQ encoded by the coding sequence ATGACGTCCCTGACCGAGCGAGCCGAACAGGCCGCCACCGGCGAGCAGCCCGACACTCCTGCCGCCCCGCAGTACGCGGCGCCGGCTGCCTCCGAACCGCTGCCCGTCTACGACTACGAAGCGTCCGAGGACTACCCGGCCCCAGCCATGGTGCCCGTGCACCTCGCCTGGCTCCGCGTCCGCAACGACGTCCGCGCCGTCGCCAAGAGCGACAAGCACATCGAGAACAACAAGGTGAAGTACCACTTCCGCGGCATCGAGGCCGCGCTGAACGCCTTCGGCCCTGCCACCCTGCGCCATGGCATCAACGTGATGGCCGTCGACATCACGACCTCCTACCGCGACACCAAGTCGAGCCGCGGCAACCCGATGCGGGAGTGCACGGTCGTCGTCACCTGGCAGATCCTCGGCCCCAAGGGCGACAGCCTGCCGCTTCTGCGGTCGGCCGGCGAGTCGCTGGACTCCGGCGACAAGGGCACCGCGAAGGCGCAGTCCCTGGCGCTGCGGGCCCTGTTGTTCAACACGGGCATGATCCCGACCGGTGACCCGGAGCCGGAGGCACAGCACGTCGAACGGGGCGAGGCGCCGCAGCGCTCCGCCACCGACTACCGCGACGAGATCATCAACCCGAAGACGTCACCTGGTCGCCTGGAGCAGATCAGCTACGAGCTGCGCAACGCCCGGATGCTGCACATCAAGGTCGCCAACGAGAACGGCGACGAGGAGACCCTCGACGCGCTCGGCATGCGGCACTACCAGGAGCGCACCGGCGGTGGCCAGTGA
- a CDS encoding helix-turn-helix domain-containing protein, with the protein MSHDSTAAPEAAARKLSGRRRREIVAVLLFSGGPIFESSIPLSVFGIDRQDAGVPRYRLLVSAGEEGPLRTTGGLELTAPHGLDAISRAGTVVVPAWRSITSPPPEEALDALRRAHEEGARIVGLCTGAFVLAAAGLLDGRPATTHWMYAPTLAKRYPSVHVDPRELFVDDGDVLTSAGTAAGIDLCLHIVRTDHGNEAAGALARRLVVPPRRSGGQERYLDRSLPEEIGADPLAEVVAWALEHLHEQFDVETLAARAYMSRRTFDRRFRSLTGSAPLQWLITQRVLQAQRLLETSDYSVDEVAGRCGFRSPVALRGHFRRQLGSSPAAYRAAYRARRPQQEKPVEIAAAPGPETPVPAQSRRTAAAGTYPGPTASLPTDPGKPSSDAYAAGRASLPGQRSAP; encoded by the coding sequence ATGAGCCACGACTCCACTGCTGCGCCGGAGGCCGCAGCTCGGAAGCTTTCCGGGCGACGCCGCCGGGAAATAGTCGCGGTGCTGCTGTTCAGCGGCGGACCCATCTTCGAAAGTTCCATTCCGCTCTCCGTGTTCGGCATCGACCGTCAGGACGCCGGGGTTCCGCGTTACCGGCTGCTGGTGTCCGCCGGTGAGGAGGGCCCGCTGCGCACGACGGGCGGCCTCGAACTCACCGCGCCCCACGGGCTCGACGCGATCTCACGGGCGGGCACCGTCGTCGTGCCCGCGTGGCGGTCGATCACCTCGCCGCCCCCGGAGGAGGCCCTCGACGCGCTGCGCCGCGCGCACGAGGAAGGCGCGCGCATCGTCGGGCTCTGCACCGGCGCCTTCGTGCTCGCCGCGGCCGGCCTGCTCGACGGCCGCCCGGCGACCACCCACTGGATGTACGCGCCGACGCTGGCCAAGCGCTACCCGTCGGTCCACGTGGACCCGCGCGAGCTCTTCGTGGACGACGGCGACGTCCTGACGAGCGCCGGGACCGCCGCCGGCATCGACCTGTGTCTGCACATCGTGCGCACGGACCACGGCAACGAGGCGGCCGGGGCGCTCGCCCGTCGGCTCGTGGTCCCGCCGCGCCGCAGCGGCGGCCAGGAGCGCTACCTCGACAGGTCTTTACCCGAGGAGATCGGCGCCGACCCGCTGGCCGAGGTCGTCGCCTGGGCGCTGGAGCACCTCCACGAGCAGTTCGACGTGGAGACCCTCGCCGCGCGCGCCTACATGAGCCGCCGCACCTTCGACCGCCGGTTCCGCTCCCTGACCGGGAGTGCTCCGCTGCAGTGGCTGATCACCCAGCGGGTGCTGCAGGCCCAGCGGCTTCTGGAGACCTCCGACTACTCGGTCGACGAGGTCGCCGGACGCTGCGGCTTCCGTTCGCCGGTCGCCCTGCGCGGGCACTTCCGGCGCCAGCTCGGCTCGTCCCCGGCCGCGTACCGCGCGGCCTACCGGGCACGCAGGCCGCAGCAGGAGAAGCCGGTGGAGATCGCGGCGGCGCCAGGTCCGGAGACCCCGGTCCCGGCCCAGTCACGGCGCACCGCGGCGGCCGGAACCTACCCGGGACCCACCGCCTCACTGCCGACAGATCCGGGCAAACCGAGCTCGGACGCGTATGCGGCGGGGCGCGCGAGTCTGCCGGGGCAGAGGAGTGCGCCGTAG
- a CDS encoding helix-turn-helix domain-containing protein, producing the protein MPRPTVSKGGPVTPEERAEIIRLHGENKGRNEIARLTRRSLRTVSLICEDEGLTFDRSATAAATEAKMQDAKARRAAIIEGLYDVAEDELAYLKQGEGYRLVEVSLGKPVKYTVDRLPAQDRKALVSSVSTATTAAARLEALDTNNGVDEGISMLGKLASGLSAAYSAMTEEGDSEGAGDAP; encoded by the coding sequence GTGCCGCGTCCCACCGTCAGCAAGGGCGGCCCTGTCACTCCCGAGGAACGCGCCGAGATCATCCGCCTCCACGGCGAGAACAAGGGGCGCAACGAGATCGCAAGACTGACGCGACGCTCGCTCCGCACTGTGTCCCTCATCTGCGAAGACGAGGGCCTCACCTTCGACCGGTCGGCCACGGCCGCAGCAACGGAGGCCAAGATGCAGGATGCCAAGGCCCGCCGCGCCGCGATCATCGAAGGCCTCTACGACGTTGCCGAGGACGAACTCGCCTACCTCAAGCAGGGCGAGGGATACCGCCTCGTCGAGGTGTCCCTCGGCAAGCCAGTCAAGTACACCGTCGACCGGTTGCCGGCGCAGGACCGCAAGGCTCTCGTATCCAGCGTCAGCACTGCGACGACCGCGGCCGCCAGGCTCGAGGCTCTCGACACGAACAACGGTGTCGACGAGGGGATCAGCATGCTGGGCAAGCTCGCCTCCGGGTTGTCCGCCGCCTACAGCGCGATGACCGAGGAGGGCGACAGCGAGGGGGCGGGTGATGCTCCGTGA